From the genome of Deinococcus aerius, one region includes:
- a CDS encoding histidinol-phosphatase has translation MTPPLFDSHLHTPLCGHATGHPREYARAALDAGLSGICFTDHMPMPAWYDAPWRMRQDQLAEYVDTVREVQAEYAGRLTVRLGLEADFHPGTERFVERVLGSHEWDYVIGSVHYLGAWGFDNPEYSAEYDERDLGGLYRDYYALVEGAARTGLFDAVGHLDLPKKFGHRDTEGYAALHALDVVAEQGLSLDFNTAGWRKPVAEAYPAPNLTRAAAERGIGFVLGSDAHRPEEVGYRFTDALKELHDLGARVVTYAGRIRHG, from the coding sequence ATGACCCCACCGCTGTTCGACTCCCACCTGCACACGCCGCTGTGCGGGCACGCGACCGGGCATCCCCGCGAGTACGCGCGGGCGGCGCTGGACGCGGGCCTCTCCGGCATCTGCTTTACCGACCACATGCCCATGCCCGCGTGGTACGACGCGCCCTGGCGGATGCGGCAGGACCAACTGGCGGAGTACGTGGACACCGTGCGGGAGGTGCAGGCCGAGTATGCCGGGCGCCTCACCGTGCGGCTGGGGTTGGAGGCCGACTTCCACCCCGGCACCGAGCGGTTCGTGGAGCGGGTGCTGGGCAGCCACGAATGGGATTACGTGATCGGGAGCGTCCACTACCTCGGCGCCTGGGGCTTCGACAACCCCGAATATTCCGCCGAGTACGACGAGCGCGACCTGGGCGGACTGTACCGCGACTACTACGCGCTGGTGGAGGGGGCGGCGAGAACGGGCCTCTTCGACGCCGTGGGCCACCTCGACCTGCCCAAGAAGTTCGGCCACCGGGACACGGAGGGCTACGCGGCGCTGCACGCCCTCGACGTGGTGGCCGAACAGGGGCTGAGCCTCGACTTCAACACGGCGGGCTGGCGCAAACCCGTGGCCGAGGCCTACCCCGCCCCGAACCTCACCCGGGCGGCCGCCGAGCGGGGCATCGGGTTCGTGCTGGGCAGCGACGCGCACCGCCCGGAGGAGGTCGGGTACCGGTTCACGGACGCGCTGAAGGAGCTGCACGACCTCGGCGCGCGGGTGGTCACCTACGCGGGGAGGATTCGGCATGGCTGA
- the argF gene encoding ornithine carbamoyltransferase: MTKAARSPRKPRKSAGVQEEPQVQAPSHTNNPALLTPETLPAPVLAGRDFLSNLDMTATELRTVLDTAHSMRRGEWRGVKPLAGLSLALVFEKASLRTRTTFDVGMYQLGGHAIALSNTEIGLGTRERVSDVARNLERWVDGVMGRVYLQQTLHELADHAAIPVINGLSDMLHPAQLLADYQTIEQEFGPDLRGRRVVYIGDGNNLANSHIHMGILTGTDVTIVTPVGYEPNAGVLMDAVKAGVQVTLTHDLAAVEGADVLYTDVWISMGQEAEADIRRRAFRGYQVTPAMLETIAPHGIFLHCLPAHYGEETVPGATEHPKSRVFDQAENRLHAQKALLYHLMGEMRARW, from the coding sequence ATGACGAAGGCGGCCCGTTCCCCCAGAAAGCCCAGGAAATCGGCAGGAGTACAGGAAGAGCCGCAAGTCCAGGCCCCATCCCACACGAATAATCCTGCGCTGCTGACTCCTGAGACCCTTCCGGCCCCCGTCCTCGCTGGCCGGGACTTCCTGAGCAACCTCGACATGACGGCCACCGAGTTGCGGACGGTGTTGGACACCGCCCATTCCATGCGGCGGGGCGAGTGGCGGGGAGTGAAGCCGCTCGCGGGCCTGAGCCTCGCGCTCGTGTTCGAGAAGGCGTCGCTGCGCACCCGCACGACCTTCGACGTGGGGATGTACCAGCTCGGCGGGCACGCGATCGCCCTCTCCAACACGGAGATCGGCCTGGGCACCCGCGAGCGCGTCAGCGACGTGGCGCGCAACCTCGAACGCTGGGTGGACGGGGTGATGGGCCGGGTCTACCTCCAGCAGACGCTGCACGAACTCGCCGACCACGCCGCCATCCCGGTCATCAACGGCCTGTCCGACATGCTCCACCCCGCGCAACTCCTGGCCGACTACCAGACCATCGAGCAGGAGTTCGGCCCCGACCTGCGCGGGCGCCGGGTCGTGTACATCGGCGACGGCAACAACCTCGCCAACAGCCACATCCACATGGGCATCCTGACGGGGACGGACGTAACGATTGTCACCCCGGTCGGGTACGAGCCCAACGCGGGCGTGCTGATGGACGCGGTAAAGGCGGGCGTGCAGGTCACCCTCACCCATGACCTCGCCGCCGTCGAGGGCGCCGACGTGCTGTACACCGACGTGTGGATCAGCATGGGCCAGGAGGCCGAGGCCGACATCCGCCGCCGCGCCTTCCGGGGTTATCAGGTCACGCCCGCCATGCTGGAAACCATCGCCCCGCACGGCATCTTCCTTCACTGCCTGCCCGCCCACTACGGCGAGGAGACGGTGCCGGGGGCGACCGAACACCCCAAGTCCCGCGTCTTCGACCAGGCCGAGAACCGCCTGCACGCGCAAAAGGCGTTGCTGTACCACCTGATGGGCGAGATGCGGGCGCGGTGGTAG
- a CDS encoding AbrB/MazE/SpoVT family DNA-binding domain-containing protein, producing MRLRVKLENGHRLTLPPEVVEMLALQEGDTLVLTLEEGRVVLQSQRQVTRAIQSKYARPEFSGMVEELIAERRAEAERE from the coding sequence ATGAGGCTTCGGGTCAAATTGGAGAACGGCCACAGACTCACTCTTCCGCCGGAAGTCGTCGAGATGCTCGCCCTGCAGGAAGGGGACACTCTTGTCCTAACGTTGGAGGAAGGCCGTGTTGTCCTACAGTCGCAGCGACAGGTGACACGCGCTATTCAATCCAAGTACGCCCGTCCCGAGTTTTCCGGGATGGTCGAGGAATTGATCGCCGAGCGAAGGGCGGAAGCGGAGCGAGAGTGA
- the argC gene encoding N-acetyl-gamma-glutamyl-phosphate reductase — MTHPRIFIDGEAGTTGLQIRARLEGRGDLELLTIDPARRKDPEARRELLNAADVAVLCLHDDVAREAVAMIENPATRVLDASSAHRTAKGWAYGFPELTLCSRDEIRAARFVSNPGCYATGAVALLRPLTDAGLLPPDFPVSVQGFSGYSGGGRALVDANEGRGEHPMAGPFKSYALSLTHKHQPEIARHGGLNHAPLFTPHVGGWRQGMLVQIPLHLGALGVGAGELHAALAARYDGERFVRVMPFEGGKPTDPILDPQALNGTNELELFVFASPGGEHALLVSRLDNLGKGASGAAVQNLDVMLGLEGEGHDYRVPEGA, encoded by the coding sequence ATGACCCACCCCCGCATCTTCATCGACGGCGAAGCCGGAACCACCGGCCTGCAAATCCGCGCCCGCCTGGAGGGCCGGGGCGACCTCGAACTCCTGACCATCGACCCTGCCCGCCGCAAGGACCCGGAGGCCCGCCGTGAACTCCTGAACGCCGCCGACGTGGCCGTGTTGTGCCTCCACGACGACGTGGCGCGCGAGGCCGTGGCGATGATCGAGAACCCGGCGACGCGCGTGCTGGACGCCAGCAGCGCCCACCGCACCGCAAAGGGGTGGGCCTACGGTTTCCCCGAACTCACGTTGTGCAGCCGGGACGAGATCCGCGCCGCCCGCTTCGTCAGCAATCCGGGCTGCTACGCGACCGGGGCCGTCGCCCTCCTGCGCCCCCTGACGGACGCGGGGCTGCTGCCGCCTGATTTCCCCGTCAGCGTGCAGGGCTTTTCCGGCTACTCGGGCGGGGGCCGCGCCCTGGTGGACGCCAACGAGGGCCGGGGCGAGCACCCGATGGCGGGGCCCTTCAAGAGCTACGCGCTCTCGCTCACCCACAAGCATCAGCCCGAGATAGCGCGGCACGGCGGGCTGAATCACGCCCCCCTCTTCACCCCCCATGTGGGCGGCTGGCGGCAGGGGATGCTCGTCCAGATTCCGCTGCACCTCGGGGCGCTGGGGGTGGGGGCCGGGGAGCTGCACGCGGCCCTCGCCGCCCGGTACGACGGGGAACGCTTCGTGCGCGTCATGCCCTTCGAGGGGGGGAAGCCCACCGACCCCATCCTCGATCCGCAGGCCCTCAACGGCACGAACGAGCTGGAACTCTTCGTCTTCGCCAGCCCAGGTGGGGAACACGCCCTCCTCGTCTCGCGGCTCGACAACCTGGGCAAGGGCGCGAGCGGAGCTGCCGTGCAGAACCTCGACGTGATGCTGGGGCTGGAGGGGGAGGGGCACGATTACCGGGTGCCGGAAGGGGCGTAG
- a CDS encoding segregation and condensation protein A: MTVLAAPPPALPLGFTVRLPAFEGTLADLASALRAGRVSPGDVPLLALTREVLAWAEGLTGEGAFDAHPEALPALANVIALKARLLLPQPEVDEPGPDDYADDPLEGVVEGVEALAELGALVDFLAARRREREGLIPARPVPVDLPRRERKSNPQGSLAKLVRAARNAVRQVEVPLLARERLTLADALHALRAFGTRLRTFTFRGIPAADWGERTTYFAALLEGVKEGTFRVEQEGIYGEIQVTARGLEE; encoded by the coding sequence TTGACTGTTCTGGCAGCGCCTCCTCCCGCTCTGCCTCTGGGCTTCACCGTCCGGCTGCCCGCCTTCGAGGGCACGCTGGCGGACCTCGCCTCGGCGTTGCGGGCCGGGAGGGTGTCGCCGGGGGACGTGCCGCTCCTCGCCCTGACCCGGGAGGTGCTGGCGTGGGCCGAGGGGCTGACTGGAGAAGGGGCCTTCGACGCGCACCCGGAGGCCCTGCCCGCCCTGGCGAACGTAATCGCCCTCAAGGCCCGGCTGCTGCTGCCCCAGCCGGAGGTGGACGAGCCCGGCCCCGACGACTACGCGGACGACCCGCTGGAGGGCGTGGTGGAGGGCGTGGAGGCGCTCGCCGAACTCGGGGCGCTGGTGGACTTCCTCGCCGCCCGGCGCCGCGAGCGCGAGGGACTCATTCCCGCCCGCCCCGTCCCCGTCGACCTGCCCCGCCGGGAGCGCAAGAGCAACCCGCAGGGCAGCCTCGCCAAGTTGGTGAGGGCCGCGCGGAATGCCGTCCGGCAGGTCGAGGTGCCCCTGCTGGCCCGCGAACGCCTCACCCTCGCCGACGCCCTCCACGCGCTGCGGGCCTTCGGGACCCGGTTACGGACCTTCACCTTCCGGGGCATCCCCGCTGCGGACTGGGGCGAGCGCACGACCTACTTCGCCGCGCTCTTAGAGGGCGTGAAGGAGGGCACCTTCCGGGTGGAGCAGGAGGGCATCTATGGGGAGATTCAGGTCACGGCGCGGGGGCTGGAGGAGTGA